The following are encoded together in the bacterium genome:
- a CDS encoding adenylate/guanylate cyclase domain-containing protein — MEPKTRYARSGEDHIAYQVLGEGPDLVFLCGWISHVEVAWEVPPLARFLRRLASFSRLIFIDKRGTGLSDPLPQGRPAMLEERIDDVRAVMDAVGSERAALLGISEGGPMNILFAATHPERTAALVLFGTFARIVSGDGYDIGIPPDALENAFGIIAQTWGEGYLAKFVGPSLAADPAMVQASARYERMAVSPRMAVELLRLNTSIDVRHVLPAIAVPTLVVHRRDEHFVPIENARYLAAHIPGARLVELEGSDHLFFAGNSDPLLDEVEEFVTGQRHGGAVDRVLTTLVFTDIVQSTRRAAELGARQWRDLLDAHDAFVRRQLQRFRGREVKTIGDGFLASFDGPARALQCAAAIAEGARSLGLAIRAAVHTGECEVRGDDLAGLAVHAAARLLSLAGPGEVIASSTVKDLVAGSDLRFTEHGEHELAGLPGRWRLYRVATG, encoded by the coding sequence ATGGAACCCAAGACGCGATACGCCCGCAGCGGCGAGGACCACATCGCCTACCAGGTGCTCGGCGAGGGGCCCGACCTGGTGTTTCTCTGCGGCTGGATCAGTCACGTGGAGGTGGCCTGGGAGGTGCCGCCGCTGGCGCGCTTCCTGCGCCGGCTGGCGAGCTTCTCGCGCCTGATCTTCATCGACAAGCGGGGGACCGGCCTGTCCGACCCCCTGCCGCAGGGGCGCCCGGCGATGCTCGAGGAGCGGATCGACGACGTGCGGGCGGTGATGGACGCGGTCGGCAGCGAGCGCGCGGCGCTGCTCGGCATCTCCGAGGGCGGGCCGATGAACATCCTGTTCGCCGCCACGCATCCCGAGCGCACCGCGGCGCTGGTCCTCTTCGGGACCTTCGCCCGCATCGTGAGCGGCGATGGCTACGACATCGGGATTCCGCCCGACGCGCTCGAGAACGCCTTCGGGATCATCGCCCAGACCTGGGGCGAGGGGTACCTGGCCAAGTTCGTCGGCCCCAGCCTGGCGGCAGACCCGGCGATGGTGCAGGCCAGCGCCCGCTACGAGCGCATGGCGGTGAGCCCGCGCATGGCGGTCGAGCTGCTGCGCCTCAACACGAGCATCGACGTCCGCCACGTCCTGCCCGCGATCGCTGTGCCGACGCTCGTCGTCCACCGCCGCGACGAGCACTTCGTGCCGATCGAGAACGCGCGCTACCTCGCCGCCCACATTCCCGGCGCCCGCCTGGTGGAGCTCGAGGGGTCCGATCATCTGTTCTTCGCCGGCAACAGCGATCCGCTGCTCGACGAGGTCGAGGAGTTCGTCACCGGCCAGCGCCACGGCGGCGCCGTCGATCGCGTCCTGACGACGCTGGTGTTCACCGACATCGTGCAGTCGACCCGGCGCGCGGCCGAGCTCGGCGCGCGTCAGTGGCGCGACCTGCTCGACGCCCACGACGCGTTCGTGCGGCGGCAACTGCAGCGCTTCCGCGGCCGCGAGGTGAAGACCATCGGCGACGGATTTCTCGCCAGCTTCGATGGCCCGGCGCGGGCGTTGCAATGCGCCGCCGCGATCGCCGAGGGGGCGCGCTCCCTCGGCCTGGCGATCCGCGCCGCCGTGCACACCGGCGAGTGCGAGGTGCGCGGGGACGATCTGGCCGGCCTCGCCGTGCACGCCGCGGCGCGCCTCCTGTCGCTCGCCGGACCGGGCGAGGTCATCGCCTCGAGCACGGTGAAGGACCTGGTCGCCGGCTCCGATCTGCGTTTCACCGAGCACGGCGAGCACGAGCTCGCCGGCCTCCCCGGCCGCTGGCGCCTCTACCGCGTCGCGACCGGCTGA
- a CDS encoding cupin domain-containing protein, translated as MSEERLENPVTGESMRVLESSPERFRVQYALRPRGEIAGAHFHPYGEQTVSVVSGELHVRIAGAHRVIRAGESATIPTGAPHFQWNPGDVEAIVVEEMHPAARLHEFFRVLFRLAQSGRTDARGFPPLLLSAALFAEFSDTIRLAAPGTRLLLTLLAPLAVALGYRREIEECRRGQAAS; from the coding sequence GTGAGCGAGGAACGGCTCGAGAATCCGGTCACGGGCGAGTCCATGCGCGTCCTCGAGTCGTCGCCCGAACGCTTCCGCGTCCAGTATGCGCTCCGCCCGCGCGGCGAGATCGCCGGCGCGCACTTTCATCCCTACGGCGAGCAGACGGTATCGGTCGTCTCGGGCGAGCTGCACGTGCGGATCGCCGGCGCGCATCGGGTGATCCGCGCCGGCGAGTCGGCGACCATCCCGACGGGGGCGCCGCACTTCCAGTGGAATCCCGGCGACGTCGAGGCGATCGTCGTCGAGGAGATGCACCCGGCCGCGCGACTGCACGAGTTCTTCCGGGTCCTCTTCCGGCTCGCGCAGAGCGGGAGGACGGACGCCAGGGGCTTCCCGCCGCTGCTTCTGAGCGCGGCGCTGTTCGCGGAGTTCAGCGACACGATCCGTCTCGCGGCGCCCGGGACCCGCCTGCTGCTCACGCTGCTCGCCCCGCTCGCAGTCGCGCTGGGGTACCGGCGCGAGATCGAAGAATGTCGACGGGGGCAGGCCGCGTCGTAG